The following proteins come from a genomic window of Malus sylvestris chromosome 4, drMalSylv7.2, whole genome shotgun sequence:
- the LOC126619489 gene encoding uncharacterized protein LOC126619489 codes for MEIDKAIKECDDRRLKTKYNNAIYVIQRALALYSIEEVAFSFNGGKDSTVLLHLLRAGYFLHKEEQSCSNECVKDFPMRTIYFESPSAFPEINSFTYDAATTYGLQLDIIRSDFKSGLEDLLKSKPIKAIFLGVRIGDPTAVGQDQFSPSSVGWPPFMRVNPILDWSYRDVWAFLLTCKVQYCSLYDQGYTSIGSIHDTVPNALLSINNSSDNKEVFRPAYLLSDGRLERAGRVKKLPPSVRGNKPAAINGLDGVGLHKSGLLMASAIAVGDEILFGTVEDQLGPSLCRKLHSIGWSVSQTVVVRNDIDAVAEEVEQRQSTDDMVFMYGGVGPLHSDVTLAGVAKAFAVRLAPDEEFEEYLRHLIGDQCTGDRNEMALLPEGITELLHHEKLIVPLIKCKNVIIFTATNVLELDEQWNCLIELMISDGGLATMQPFVSRHLTTNLTDVEIAQPLSKLCLEFPDLYIGCRRKSRKEPLIIYFEGKDQDQIQSAIEALCKKFHPGAFIETAVVQLVF; via the exons GTTTTGTTGCACTTACTCAGGGCTGGCTACTTTTTGCATAAAGAGGAGCAAAGCTGTTCCAACGAGTGTGTGAAAGATTTTCCTATGCGAACGATATATTTTGAGAGCCCATCTGCTTTCCCTGAAATCAACTCGTTTACTTATGATGCAGCCACTAC CTATGGTTTGCAACTAGATATCATCCGCTCTGATTTCAAGTCTGGTTTGGAGGATTTACTTAAATCAAAACCAATCAAAGCTATTTTCCTTGGTGTCCGAATTGGTGATCCTACTGCG GTTGGTCAAGATCAATTCTCTCCTAGTTCAGTTGGATGGCCACCCTTCATGAGGGTGAATCCTATATTGGATTGGTCATACAG AGATGTGTGGGCCTTTCTCTTAACTTGCAAAGTGCAGTACTGCAGTCTTTATGATCAAGG TTATACTTCAATTGGAAGCATACATGACACAGTTCCAAATGCATTATTGAGCATTAACAATTCATCTGACAACAAAGAAGTATTTAGACCTGCGTATTTACTTTCTGATGGAAGATTAGAGAGAGCCGGGAGGGTTAAAAAACTTCCTCCTTCAGTTCGTGGGAATAAGCCTGCTGCTATCAATGGACTTGATGGTGTGGGCTTACATAAGAGTGGCCTACTCATGGCCTCAGCCATTGCTGTGGGGGATGAGATTTT GTTTGGCACTGTTGAGGATCAATTAGGGCCTTCACTGTGTAGAAAGCTCCATTCTATTGGCTGGTCGGTATCACAAACTGTTGTTGTTCGGAATGAT ATAGATGCTGTGGCCGAAGAAGTCGAGCAACGCCAATCAACTGATGATATG GTATTTATGTATGGAGGGGTTGGCCCACTGCACTCAGATGTCACTTTGGCAGGTGTTGCAAAGGCTTTCGCGGTTCGTCTG GCTCCTGATGAAGAATTTGAAGAATATCTGAGGCATCTTATAGGTGATCAATGCACTGGTGACCGGAATGAG ATGGCTCTTTTGCCTGAAGGTATCACTGAACTATTGCATCATGAAAAGCTGATTGTCCCTTTG ATcaagtgtaaaaatgtaataatCTTTACGGCAACAAATGTCTTGGAGCTGGATGAGCAGTGGAACTGTCTAATTGAACTAATGATATCCGATGGTGGGCTAGCAACGATGCAACCATTTGTATCTAGGCACTTGACAACAAACCTTACAGAT GTAGAAATTGCTCAACCTCTGTCAAAACTTTGCCTGGAGTTTCCAGACCTTTACATTG GTTGTCGTCGCAAATCAAGGAAGGAGCCTCTTATAATCTATTTTGAGGGCAAG GACCAAGATCAAATTCAATCAGCCATAGAGGCATTGTGCAAGAAGTTCCATCCGGGGGCTTTCATAGAAACAGCGGTTGTTCAACTGGTCTTCTGA
- the LOC126619504 gene encoding thioredoxin-like 3-3, with amino-acid sequence MAGGVGGGGDGATDSKKGLEGTGLDLPENRHDNLNSASSDQNLKDLVLQIKSCKSPAVINYGASWCHVCVARSFLHSVI; translated from the exons ATGGCGGGAGGAGTTGGCGGAGGAGGCGACGGAGCCACCGACAGCAAGAAGGGATTAGAAGGCACGGGCTTGGATTTACCAGAGAATCGTCATGACAACCTAAATAGTGCTTCCAGCGACCAAAACCTCAAAGACCTTGTTCTTCAGATCAAGTCCTGCAAATCCCCT GCAGTTATCAATTATGGTGCGTCTTG GTGCCATGTGTGTGTAGCCAGATCCTTCCTGCATTCTGTCATCTGA
- the LOC126619494 gene encoding S-adenosylmethionine synthase 3, with protein sequence METFLFTSESVNEGHPDKLCDQVSDAVLDACLEQDPESKVACETCTKTNMVMVFGEITTKAKVDYEKIVRDTCRGIGFTSADVGLDADNCKVLVNIEKQSPEIAEGVHGHLTKKPEEIGAGDQGHMFGYATDETPEFMPLTHVLATKIGAKLTEVRKNKTVPWLRPDGKTQVTVEYQNENGAMVPIRVHTILISTQHDETVTNEQIAADLKEHVIKPVVPAQFIDDKTIYHLNPSGRFVIGGPHGDAGLTGRKIIIDTYGGWGAHGGGAFSGKDPTKVDRSGAYVVRQAAKSVVASGLARRCIVQVSYAIGVPDPLSVFVDTYRTGKIPDKDILVLIKENFDYRPGMIALNLDLKRGGNFRYQKTAAYGHFGRDDPDFTWETIKILKPKA encoded by the coding sequence ATGGAAACGTTCCTCTTCACCTCCGAATCTGTCAACGAGGGACATCCCGACAAGCTTTGCGACCAAGTCTCAGATGCCGTTCTCGATGCTTGCTTGGAACAAGACCCGGAGAGCAAAGTTGCATGCGAGACATGTACGAAAACCAACATGGTCATGGTCTTCGGTGAGATCACAACAAAAGCGAAAGTAGATTACGAGAAAATAGTCCGAGACACTTGCAGAGGAATTGGGTTTACATCAGCTGATGTAGGCCTTGATGCTGACAACTGCAAAGTCCTCGTCAACATTgagaaacaaagcccagaaatTGCAGAGGGAGTTCATGGACACCTTACCAAGAAGCCCGAGGAAATTGGAGCTGGCGACCAAGGCCACATGTTTGGTTATGCCACTGATGAGACACCTGAGTTCATGCCACTCACCCATGTCCTTGCTACCAAGATTGGTGCCAAGCTTACGGAGGTCAGAAAGAATAAGACGGTCCCATGGCTGAGGCCCGATGGTAAGACCCAAGTGACTGTTGAGTACCAGAACGAGAACGGGGCCATGGTACCTATTCGGGTGCACACCATCCTCATCTCAACCCAACATGATGAGACTGTCACAAATGAGCAGATTGCTGCTGATTTGAAGGAACATGTGATCAAACCTGTCGTCCCAGCTCAATTCATTGATGACAAAACTATCTACCACTTGAACCCTTCAGGTCGATTCGTCATTGGAGGACCCCATGGAGATGCTGGGCTCACTGGCCGGAAGATAATTATAGACACCTATGGTGGTTGGGGTGCTCATGGTGGTGGTGCTTTCTCTGGAAAAGATCCAACCAAGGTTGACCGTAGTGGTGCATACGTTGTAAGGCAGGCAGCAAAAAGCGTTGTTGCATCCGGGCTTGCTCGCCGTTGTATTGTTCAGGTTTCTTATGCAATTGGCGTCCCAGATCCCCTGTCGGTTTTCGTGGATACCTACAGAACTGGAAAAATCCCAGACAAGGACATATTGGTTCTCATCAAGGAGAACTTTGACTATAGGCCGGGAATGATTGCCCTCAACCTTGATTTGAAAAGAGGAGGCAACTTCAGGTACCAAAAGACTGCTGCTTATGGTCATTTTGGCCGCGATGATCCAGATTTCACATGGGAGACCATCAAGATCCTCAAGCCAAAGGCTTAA